From the Candidatus Saccharimonadaceae bacterium ML1 genome, one window contains:
- the lnt gene encoding CN hydrolase domain-containing protein, translating into MAASGVMLALAAHMSVWWLQLPALFAVAAVFVVLRRATARHAYFLGLTFCACWLLPTTYWYYQFMTPIVAVLASVGFIFLLANIWWIVLLRRWIGVKAVSVLFVIVWCSFTLIRLHAPVMKDWWIPHLGYTVWRNNGILMLGRWGGEAAIEFALLAIGVGLAWLWCRQKRMQFIIASGVVAVVVIAANIVVAKLPAQPILPTIAVQSMTEGGVNVPATKNDVKRLEQLSLQALKSRHAKPGVTIVWPENSLPASSREQLRDFTRNNHLRLVYHTQEIIGDRRYKKVVILDEDGKDALVNYKQHIAPDEEGVGRVSAQNVRFGGRTITAYVCYDLHYPDVVNRMKGSDTVYAPLDDVVYGYLQKQFHAADISLHAIQAQTTIVTASINGPTMAVNANGVIVDQLKSDGAGVLAVGW; encoded by the coding sequence ATGGCAGCGTCTGGCGTGATGCTGGCGCTTGCGGCGCATATGTCAGTGTGGTGGTTGCAGCTGCCGGCGTTGTTTGCTGTGGCGGCAGTATTTGTGGTGCTGCGGCGAGCAACAGCGCGGCATGCGTATTTTTTAGGGCTAACATTTTGCGCTTGCTGGTTATTGCCGACGACATATTGGTACTATCAGTTTATGACGCCTATTGTGGCGGTGTTGGCAAGTGTCGGTTTTATCTTTTTACTCGCAAATATTTGGTGGATAGTGTTGCTACGACGCTGGATTGGTGTAAAAGCGGTTAGCGTACTATTTGTTATTGTCTGGTGTAGTTTTACTTTGATACGACTGCATGCGCCAGTAATGAAAGACTGGTGGATTCCGCATCTCGGTTATACAGTTTGGCGCAACAATGGAATACTCATGCTAGGGCGCTGGGGCGGCGAAGCGGCGATTGAGTTTGCATTGCTAGCAATCGGCGTCGGGCTAGCCTGGTTGTGGTGTCGGCAAAAACGCATGCAATTTATTATAGCCAGCGGGGTAGTAGCTGTAGTTGTGATAGCAGCAAATATAGTCGTTGCAAAACTGCCAGCCCAGCCGATACTGCCGACTATAGCAGTTCAGTCTATGACTGAGGGCGGCGTCAACGTGCCGGCGACCAAAAACGACGTTAAGCGACTGGAGCAACTATCTCTCCAAGCGCTAAAATCACGCCACGCCAAACCAGGGGTAACGATAGTCTGGCCGGAGAATTCATTACCTGCGTCAAGTCGTGAACAGCTGCGTGATTTTACTCGAAATAATCATCTGCGGTTAGTTTACCATACGCAAGAAATTATCGGGGATCGACGCTACAAAAAGGTCGTCATATTAGACGAAGACGGCAAAGACGCGCTGGTGAATTATAAACAGCACATTGCGCCGGATGAAGAAGGTGTCGGGCGCGTTTCGGCGCAAAATGTACGTTTTGGAGGGCGGACGATCACTGCGTACGTTTGCTATGATTTGCATTATCCCGATGTTGTAAATCGCATGAAAGGCAGTGATACAGTTTATGCTCCGCTAGACGACGTTGTCTACGGCTATTTACAAAAACAATTTCATGCTGCTGACATAAGCTTACATGCCATACAAGCACAAACTACCATAGTAACCGCAAGTATTAACGGTCCGACGATGGCAGTCAATGCAAATGGCGTAATTGTCGATCAGTTGAAAAGTGATGGTGCTGGAGTGCTAGCAGTCGGGTGGTAG
- the radA gene encoding DNA repair protein RadA, which produces MVKARSQFVCQQCGASYPKWVGKCENCGEWNSLVEQVVHAAGNSAVARSAAHGNILKAQSMRSISAEVSTARLGTGIADLDAVLGGGILPGGVMLLAGQPGIGKSTLLLQIAAHISEDALVLYASGEESASQVKLRARRLGAVAGDHLQFVASTSADDIAATIRSGAYKLVIIDSIQTLSLEEVASAPGTVSQITNSSNVIIRAAKASGAAVILVGHVTKEGSIAGPKVLEHLVDVVLQFEGDRYGGFKVVRAVKNRYGSTSEAAIFEMSERGLSVVENPSAALLAERQNADGSVVLATLEGNRPILVEIQALVNSTNFGYPKRTASGFDLNRLNLLIAVLEKRTKLNLSDKDIYINVVGGLKLADTAADLAVAMAIASAAAGRKLDDGLVVFGEVGLGGEIRSARLPNKRIAEAKKLGFTQAIAPKSGKKNSFVRGAHDLRQALIDYMK; this is translated from the coding sequence GTGGTAAAAGCGCGCAGCCAATTTGTGTGCCAGCAGTGCGGCGCGAGCTACCCGAAATGGGTCGGCAAGTGTGAGAATTGCGGCGAGTGGAATTCACTCGTGGAGCAGGTTGTGCATGCGGCGGGCAATTCAGCAGTGGCGCGGAGTGCTGCGCACGGCAATATATTGAAAGCGCAGTCAATGCGTTCAATCTCAGCAGAAGTATCAACCGCGCGTCTTGGCACGGGTATTGCCGATCTAGACGCGGTATTGGGCGGCGGTATTTTGCCGGGCGGCGTTATGCTACTGGCTGGTCAACCGGGTATCGGCAAGTCGACGCTATTGCTGCAAATAGCGGCGCATATCTCTGAGGACGCGCTAGTGCTGTACGCGAGCGGCGAGGAGTCGGCGTCGCAAGTTAAACTGCGAGCTCGGCGCTTGGGTGCGGTGGCGGGCGACCATTTGCAATTTGTCGCAAGCACGAGCGCTGACGATATTGCGGCGACGATTCGCAGCGGCGCTTACAAACTTGTTATTATTGATAGCATTCAAACGCTTAGCCTTGAAGAGGTGGCGAGCGCGCCGGGAACGGTCAGTCAAATTACTAACTCAAGCAACGTCATTATTCGTGCCGCTAAAGCGTCCGGTGCAGCAGTGATTTTGGTCGGACATGTCACGAAAGAAGGTTCAATTGCCGGACCAAAAGTATTGGAGCATTTAGTTGATGTCGTGCTACAGTTTGAGGGCGACCGCTATGGTGGCTTCAAAGTAGTGCGCGCGGTAAAGAATCGCTACGGCTCAACTAGCGAGGCGGCGATCTTTGAGATGAGTGAACGCGGTTTGAGCGTGGTCGAAAATCCGTCGGCGGCATTACTTGCCGAGCGTCAAAATGCTGATGGATCGGTAGTGCTTGCTACGCTTGAAGGTAATCGTCCGATTTTGGTAGAAATTCAAGCCCTTGTCAATTCGACAAATTTCGGGTATCCTAAAAGGACGGCGAGCGGATTCGACTTGAATCGCCTCAACCTGTTGATTGCTGTGCTTGAGAAACGCACAAAACTGAACTTATCTGACAAAGATATTTATATCAATGTAGTGGGCGGACTGAAGTTGGCGGATACAGCGGCCGATTTGGCTGTTGCGATGGCGATCGCTTCGGCGGCAGCGGGGCGCAAGCTAGACGATGGCTTGGTGGTGTTCGGTGAAGTTGGTTTGGGCGGTGAAATCCGCTCGGCGCGACTACCTAATAAGCGTATTGCTGAGGCGAAGAAGCTCGGTTTTACCCAGGCGATTGCTCCAAAATCGGGCAAAAAGAATTCATTTGTGCGCGGCGCGCATGATTTGCGCCAGGCGCTCATTGACTACATGAAGTAG
- the recG gene encoding ATP-dependent DNA helicase RecG, producing the protein MNLATKLEQVKGVGPKTAAQLRSVGLETVGDLLAFLPRKHEDFTNVAPIVELKPGNVTIRARCEKINTRPVRRGLRLTTAVLADDSGKLNAVWFNQPYRTQQLGASDEYFFFSGVFEYNYGRYQLTNPSAELAKELPVQAERLLPVYRQLHGLKSQTVRKIIEQLRPLMSVLPETLPPSVVAHEALMSRADAISAMHFPRRAGDVVRARERLAFEELFQLILASQLNKIENQKLQGYQITFEPDVVRQFVSQLPFALTNSQRRAAWDILQDFEHATPMNRLLQGDVGSGKTVVAGIAARQAASAGYQTTLMAPTEILAAQHAETLRVLLSPFGVTVGLLVGSVKGAARAALYAQIANGDVDVVVGTHALFQDKVVFHNLGFVIIDEQHRFGVEQRQRLLGKSGVLPHLLAMTATPIPRSLALTVYGELDVSVLNELPGGRKPIKTSLVSPPSRDKIYQRVERELQAGRQAYIICGLIRDNPENDRKSVEAEYKKLKNSVFGHRTIGLLHGKMKPDEKDRVMRDFKDKKYDILVSTTVVEVGVDVPNATIMMIEDAEQFGLSQLHQLRGRVGRGKHQSYCYLMMSTNNKPSERLREIEKSNDGFYLAEVDMRLRGPGEIYGRMQHGALNLQIATLADTKLIARAQKAAQAFIASGDNLADYPDLAREVRRNQRLTTLN; encoded by the coding sequence GTGAATCTAGCAACCAAATTAGAGCAGGTCAAAGGCGTTGGACCGAAAACGGCGGCGCAGTTGCGTAGTGTGGGACTGGAAACGGTCGGTGATTTGCTGGCGTTTTTGCCTCGCAAGCACGAAGATTTCACGAATGTTGCGCCGATCGTCGAACTTAAACCTGGAAACGTAACAATTCGCGCCCGCTGCGAGAAGATTAACACGCGCCCCGTACGCCGCGGTTTGCGCTTGACGACGGCAGTATTAGCGGATGATAGCGGTAAGCTAAACGCCGTGTGGTTTAACCAGCCGTACCGCACGCAGCAGCTTGGCGCAAGCGATGAATATTTTTTCTTTAGCGGCGTGTTTGAGTACAATTACGGGCGCTACCAATTGACGAACCCGAGCGCTGAGCTTGCAAAGGAATTGCCGGTGCAAGCCGAGCGACTGCTGCCGGTATATCGCCAACTGCATGGACTTAAGTCGCAAACGGTGCGCAAAATTATTGAGCAATTGCGCCCATTGATGAGTGTGTTGCCGGAGACGCTACCGCCAAGCGTTGTTGCGCATGAAGCCCTCATGTCGCGCGCCGATGCAATCAGCGCGATGCATTTTCCACGCCGGGCGGGCGACGTGGTGCGCGCTCGCGAGCGGCTAGCGTTTGAAGAACTATTCCAGTTGATCTTGGCAAGCCAATTAAATAAAATTGAGAACCAAAAACTACAGGGCTATCAGATTACGTTTGAGCCTGATGTGGTACGGCAGTTTGTGTCGCAATTGCCGTTTGCGCTCACGAATTCACAGCGTCGGGCGGCGTGGGATATATTGCAGGATTTCGAGCACGCTACGCCGATGAATCGCTTGCTTCAGGGTGATGTTGGCAGCGGTAAAACAGTAGTAGCGGGTATTGCGGCACGTCAGGCGGCGAGTGCTGGTTACCAAACTACGTTGATGGCACCGACGGAGATATTAGCGGCACAGCATGCTGAAACGCTACGCGTACTTCTTTCGCCATTTGGCGTGACAGTTGGGCTGCTTGTTGGCAGCGTGAAGGGCGCGGCACGCGCGGCGTTATACGCGCAGATTGCTAATGGTGATGTTGATGTGGTAGTTGGTACGCACGCATTGTTTCAGGATAAAGTTGTATTTCATAATCTCGGGTTCGTAATAATCGATGAACAGCATCGATTCGGCGTAGAGCAGCGCCAGCGCTTGCTTGGTAAATCGGGTGTACTGCCGCATTTGCTGGCAATGACGGCAACGCCAATTCCGCGTTCGCTTGCGCTCACGGTATACGGTGAGCTAGACGTATCGGTACTTAACGAACTTCCTGGTGGACGGAAGCCGATTAAGACAAGCCTCGTCTCGCCACCGTCGCGCGATAAAATTTATCAGCGGGTTGAGCGTGAGCTGCAAGCTGGTCGTCAGGCGTATATCATTTGCGGACTGATCCGCGATAATCCCGAAAACGATCGCAAAAGCGTTGAAGCTGAGTACAAAAAACTTAAAAACAGTGTGTTTGGTCATCGTACGATCGGATTATTGCACGGCAAAATGAAACCAGACGAAAAAGACCGCGTCATGCGGGATTTCAAAGATAAAAAATATGATATTTTAGTGAGTACGACGGTGGTTGAAGTTGGCGTGGACGTGCCAAATGCAACTATCATGATGATTGAAGATGCGGAGCAATTTGGCCTCAGTCAACTGCATCAGCTGCGCGGGCGTGTCGGGCGTGGCAAGCACCAAAGTTATTGCTATTTGATGATGAGTACGAATAATAAACCAAGCGAGCGTTTACGCGAAATTGAGAAGTCAAACGACGGGTTTTATCTAGCAGAAGTTGATATGCGTTTGCGCGGCCCCGGTGAAATTTACGGGCGCATGCAGCACGGTGCGCTCAACCTCCAAATCGCGACGCTCGCCGACACGAAGTTGATCGCCCGCGCCCAAAAGGCGGCGCAGGCATTTATCGCGAGCGGCGATAATCTGGCGGATTACCCAGATCTTGCGCGCGAAGTCCGCCGCAATCAACGCCTAACGACGCTTAACTAG
- a CDS encoding penicillin-binding protein, with product MEGNIAYGKKITVGKKQGPTKKGVSVYSNLARKRQVKKDAKARKKAEYLATLPKHPLKRLLYRLHPKRVAKYWFSRQGLFMFLKIIGVCMLLLVLAGTALFAYFRKDLDQINPDTLSQRVRTTVTKYYDRNNKLLWEDKGDGDYTLVVDHKNIAPCMDQATVAIEDKDFYKHGGISISGIMRALLSNAQGNAVQGGSTLTQQLIKQVFFRDEAAKRGLAGIPRKIKEIILAVEVERMYSKDQILGLYLNESPYGGRRNGVESAAQTYFGKSSKDLNLSECALLAAIPNNPSAYNPYNIAGRNALLARQRKVIDNMVEMKYISKEQANQAKSVAIMDTVKPLADQYSNVKAPHFVQMVKEQLEGELGKTIVGEGGLTVKTTLDIDVQNLLESNMTAMFNGSMTSRDCNYRNCPNHAGFTNGAAAIEDTKTGQLLALMGSRDFNYTGFGQDNAAKAFIQPGSSIKPFVYAQLFSDQGSGKQNYGSGSTLTDTKTTFPGNYTPQNADNKFQNNINIRQALDRSRNIPAVKAMAINEQNNSGSTWSLIRAAGNKYYCTNGADAQAGLSSALGSCGTRLIDHVNAYSTLSRQGVYMPQTSIIKVTNSNGETLKEYKASSKQVINPQAAYIVTDILGDAKARAGLGWNQDYLPALTGIGVHAAVKTGTSNGEKNGKVASKDIWAAGYTPNLSMAVWFGNSDTSVLKSGNSLIPAMFFDKTMAAVSKSYADQKKLALSDWYTAPSGIQNIKGELFPSYYNKSTGTSTAKMTFDKVSKKKATSCTPEDAKIEIGVIKAKDDFTKKEIITSTDSSYDANADDDAHQCDDAKPTVSVSTTSSGTVSVTYTHGRYTLQSIELLSGSTVVASKQVDSNGTWTLSPTDLASATSGTITAKVTDVGYYTATNSTSYQKSSSSSSGS from the coding sequence ATGGAGGGTAATATTGCTTATGGGAAGAAAATTACTGTGGGGAAAAAACAGGGACCGACAAAGAAAGGCGTGAGCGTTTATTCTAACCTCGCCCGCAAACGACAAGTTAAAAAAGACGCTAAAGCACGAAAGAAAGCGGAGTACTTAGCGACGCTGCCGAAACATCCGCTGAAGCGTTTATTGTACCGGTTACACCCGAAACGCGTAGCGAAGTATTGGTTCAGCCGGCAGGGATTATTTATGTTCCTGAAGATTATCGGCGTATGCATGTTGCTGCTCGTACTGGCAGGCACGGCGCTTTTCGCTTATTTCCGCAAAGATCTCGACCAGATCAATCCCGACACGCTATCGCAGCGCGTACGCACCACAGTGACAAAGTATTACGACCGCAATAATAAATTACTATGGGAGGACAAAGGCGATGGCGACTATACGCTAGTTGTCGACCATAAAAATATTGCGCCATGCATGGATCAGGCGACGGTCGCGATCGAAGACAAAGATTTTTATAAACACGGCGGCATTAGCATTTCCGGCATCATGCGCGCCCTGCTGAGCAACGCCCAAGGAAACGCCGTGCAGGGCGGCTCGACACTGACGCAGCAGCTGATCAAGCAAGTGTTCTTCCGCGACGAGGCGGCAAAACGCGGACTAGCGGGTATTCCGCGCAAAATTAAAGAGATTATTTTGGCGGTCGAAGTTGAACGCATGTATAGTAAAGACCAAATTTTGGGGCTCTACTTAAACGAATCGCCGTATGGCGGACGGCGCAATGGCGTTGAGTCGGCAGCGCAGACATATTTTGGCAAATCATCGAAAGATTTGAATTTATCGGAGTGTGCACTACTCGCGGCAATCCCAAACAATCCGAGCGCCTATAATCCGTACAATATCGCCGGGCGTAATGCTCTGCTCGCACGCCAGCGCAAAGTGATTGATAATATGGTTGAGATGAAATATATCTCCAAGGAGCAAGCGAATCAAGCAAAAAGTGTCGCTATTATGGACACTGTAAAGCCGCTTGCCGATCAGTATTCTAATGTGAAAGCGCCTCATTTTGTGCAAATGGTCAAAGAGCAGCTGGAAGGCGAACTCGGCAAAACGATCGTCGGCGAAGGCGGACTAACCGTGAAGACGACGCTTGATATTGACGTACAAAATTTACTTGAGTCAAATATGACAGCGATGTTCAATGGCAGCATGACGAGCCGCGATTGCAACTATCGAAATTGTCCGAACCATGCCGGCTTTACGAACGGCGCGGCAGCGATTGAAGACACGAAGACCGGCCAGCTGCTAGCGCTAATGGGTAGCCGCGATTTCAATTACACCGGATTCGGCCAGGATAACGCCGCAAAAGCGTTTATTCAGCCGGGGTCGTCGATCAAGCCGTTCGTCTATGCGCAGCTATTCAGCGACCAAGGCAGCGGCAAGCAGAACTACGGCAGCGGTTCGACGCTCACCGATACCAAAACGACGTTCCCAGGTAATTACACGCCGCAAAACGCCGACAATAAGTTTCAAAATAACATTAATATCCGCCAGGCGCTTGACCGCTCGCGCAACATTCCCGCCGTCAAAGCGATGGCGATTAACGAGCAGAACAATTCTGGCAGCACCTGGTCGCTAATTCGTGCTGCCGGTAATAAATATTACTGCACCAATGGCGCCGACGCGCAGGCTGGCTTGTCGAGCGCACTCGGCAGCTGCGGCACGCGGCTGATTGACCACGTCAATGCTTACTCAACATTGAGCCGCCAGGGCGTCTACATGCCGCAAACGTCAATCATAAAAGTCACAAACAGCAACGGCGAAACACTCAAAGAATATAAAGCATCAAGCAAACAAGTCATCAACCCGCAGGCGGCGTACATTGTGACCGATATTCTAGGCGACGCGAAGGCGCGCGCCGGGCTTGGCTGGAATCAAGATTATCTACCGGCGCTCACCGGAATCGGTGTTCACGCTGCGGTCAAAACGGGAACAAGTAACGGCGAAAAAAACGGCAAGGTCGCGTCGAAAGATATCTGGGCGGCCGGCTACACGCCAAACCTGTCAATGGCAGTATGGTTCGGCAATTCCGACACATCGGTCCTCAAGAGCGGCAACTCGCTCATTCCTGCAATGTTCTTTGATAAAACGATGGCGGCAGTGTCGAAATCGTACGCCGACCAAAAGAAATTAGCCCTAAGCGATTGGTATACGGCACCGAGCGGTATCCAAAATATCAAAGGCGAACTCTTTCCGTCGTATTACAACAAATCAACCGGTACATCAACAGCAAAGATGACGTTCGATAAAGTGTCAAAAAAGAAGGCGACCTCATGTACGCCGGAAGATGCGAAAATTGAAATCGGCGTCATCAAAGCGAAAGATGATTTTACTAAAAAAGAAATCATCACCTCGACCGATAGCAGCTACGACGCCAACGCCGACGACGACGCCCACCAATGCGACGACGCCAAACCAACCGTATCAGTCAGCACAACATCAAGTGGCACCGTCTCCGTCACGTATACGCACGGGCGCTACACGCTTCAGTCGATTGAATTACTATCCGGCAGTACGGTTGTTGCCAGCAAACAGGTCGACAGCAACGGTACGTGGACATTATCGCCGACCGACTTGGCGTCCGCTACAAGCGGCACGATCACCGCAAAAGTGACCGACGTCGGCTACTACACCGCAACAAATAGCACGAGCTACCAAAAGAGCAGCAGTTCATCAAGCGGCAGTTAG
- a CDS encoding tyrosine--tRNA ligase, giving the protein MTLSEELTWRGFVNQMTFSDIKELDRETRTFYFGVDPSADSMQIGNLAAMMMCRQFIEHGYKPILLVGGATGMIGDPDGKKQERDLRNAETVARNVEGLRRQFAQIFNGKEFEIVDNADWFRDINYIDFLHQIGKHVSMTQLLDREFVQQRIGEGGSGISYGEFSYALIQGYDFLHLYREKGATLQLAGADQWGNSVTGVSLIRKLEGGDAHVFTAPLIINRQTGVKFGKSEGGAVWLDPNKTSPYQFYQFWLNCDDLTSEDLIKIYTLLERETVEALIDNHHLNPGERALQKTLAREVTDLVHGRERRESVERVTGVLFGGLSVQKLTDADLDALSAEIPTVSPQNVVSALVEAGVCASNGEARRLIANNAISVNGEKITADRELAGINLIKRGKNGFVLVR; this is encoded by the coding sequence ATGACGCTGAGCGAAGAGTTGACCTGGCGCGGGTTTGTCAATCAAATGACATTCTCTGATATCAAAGAACTTGACCGCGAGACGCGTACGTTTTATTTCGGCGTTGATCCGAGTGCGGACAGCATGCAAATCGGCAACTTGGCGGCAATGATGATGTGCCGCCAGTTCATCGAGCATGGTTATAAGCCGATTCTGCTTGTCGGCGGCGCGACCGGTATGATCGGCGATCCAGACGGTAAAAAGCAGGAGCGCGATTTGCGTAATGCCGAGACAGTGGCGCGAAACGTTGAGGGCTTGCGGCGGCAATTTGCGCAGATTTTTAACGGCAAAGAGTTTGAAATTGTTGATAACGCTGACTGGTTTCGCGATATTAACTATATTGATTTTTTACACCAAATCGGCAAGCACGTCAGTATGACGCAATTGCTTGACCGCGAGTTTGTGCAGCAGCGTATCGGCGAGGGCGGCAGCGGCATCAGCTATGGCGAGTTTAGCTACGCGCTGATTCAGGGCTATGATTTCTTGCATTTGTATCGTGAAAAGGGTGCGACGCTGCAGTTAGCGGGCGCCGATCAGTGGGGTAATAGCGTCACGGGCGTAAGTTTGATTCGCAAACTTGAAGGCGGCGACGCGCATGTATTTACGGCGCCGCTCATTATCAACAGGCAGACCGGCGTGAAGTTTGGCAAGTCAGAAGGCGGCGCAGTGTGGCTTGACCCGAACAAGACCAGTCCGTACCAATTCTATCAATTCTGGCTGAACTGCGACGATTTGACAAGCGAAGATCTCATTAAGATTTATACGCTGCTTGAGCGCGAGACGGTTGAAGCGCTGATTGACAACCACCACTTAAATCCGGGCGAGCGAGCACTGCAAAAAACCTTGGCGCGCGAAGTCACCGACCTTGTGCACGGGCGCGAGCGGCGCGAGAGCGTCGAGCGTGTCACGGGCGTGCTTTTCGGCGGACTAAGCGTTCAAAAATTGACCGATGCAGACCTTGACGCGCTGTCGGCAGAAATTCCGACCGTGTCGCCGCAAAACGTCGTCTCGGCGCTCGTTGAGGCGGGCGTATGCGCGAGTAACGGCGAGGCGCGGCGCTTGATCGCAAACAACGCTATTAGCGTGAATGGCGAAAAGATTACTGCCGATCGCGAATTAGCGGGCATCAATTTAATTAAGAGAGGTAAAAACGGGTTCGTACTCGTTCGTTAA
- a CDS encoding Zn dep PLPC domain-containing protein, with translation MYSGTTFRSHSGNFLGVHQKIDRIARRNMRKFTGVEHSFPTTREILHFEGNNGPDGIKRKSPSVDEPWHYIDPANPNDRALAGMINDHYANLVQALRDTNRVRAAFEAAWMAHAITDGLTPAHHYPLSDKIEELWGKPKEERLSIKDKNIIKGNNLRDTMGRNWEYWGAKGVFATHLLFEIGVATAIKTTTFADSAPSKEWVKRADNLGLERIFLEAVQEVYALNMYEIFWKHGWTARLANQTRRTLIPKICAVVMYAWYAAYREAVL, from the coding sequence ATGTACAGTGGTACGACATTTCGTTCCCATTCAGGAAATTTTCTCGGGGTTCATCAAAAGATTGACCGTATTGCGCGGCGCAACATGCGAAAGTTTACGGGTGTAGAGCATTCTTTCCCAACAACGCGCGAGATCCTGCACTTTGAAGGTAATAACGGTCCGGACGGCATTAAACGCAAGAGCCCGAGCGTTGACGAACCGTGGCACTACATTGACCCGGCAAATCCGAACGACCGGGCGCTTGCCGGTATGATTAACGATCACTATGCAAATTTAGTGCAGGCGCTTCGCGATACGAACCGGGTGCGCGCTGCGTTTGAAGCCGCCTGGATGGCGCACGCGATTACCGACGGTTTGACGCCGGCGCACCACTATCCGCTTAGCGATAAGATTGAAGAACTGTGGGGCAAGCCGAAAGAAGAGCGCTTATCAATCAAGGACAAGAATATTATTAAAGGCAATAACCTGCGCGATACGATGGGGCGCAACTGGGAGTACTGGGGCGCAAAAGGCGTGTTTGCGACGCATTTACTGTTTGAAATCGGCGTGGCGACAGCGATCAAAACGACGACGTTCGCTGACTCTGCGCCGAGTAAAGAATGGGTGAAGCGTGCGGACAACTTAGGGCTAGAGCGCATATTCTTGGAGGCAGTGCAGGAGGTCTACGCGTTAAATATGTATGAAATATTTTGGAAGCACGGGTGGACGGCGCGCCTCGCGAACCAAACGCGCCGCACGCTAATCCCGAAAATCTGTGCGGTTGTGATGTATGCGTGGTACGCGGCATACCGCGAGGCGGTTTTGTGA
- the rsmD gene encoding 16S rRNA (Guanine(966)-N(2))-methyltransferase RsmD, which yields MTSIRVIAGKYGGRKLDAPKPNNTRTKPMGERIRNALFNRVGSEVRGAYVLDVFAGTGAVGFEALSRGAAHVTFIERDKIAQNILRKNMVSLGVENDVSLVYSSVSTWLKSGKAENYDIIFADPPYHDTQFSTVLKLLSLLKPGALMVLSHPGRGEFPNLTKEIVVVDNRSYGNAFLTSFRRER from the coding sequence GTGACGTCAATTCGCGTCATTGCCGGCAAATACGGCGGACGTAAGCTTGATGCGCCGAAGCCAAACAATACGCGCACTAAACCGATGGGCGAGCGTATTCGCAATGCGCTGTTCAATCGAGTTGGCAGTGAAGTTCGCGGTGCATATGTACTTGATGTATTTGCGGGAACGGGCGCGGTTGGATTTGAAGCGCTTAGCCGCGGCGCGGCGCATGTTACATTTATTGAGCGTGATAAAATTGCACAAAATATATTACGTAAAAATATGGTATCGCTTGGTGTCGAAAACGACGTCTCATTGGTATACTCATCTGTTAGCACATGGTTGAAATCTGGCAAGGCAGAAAATTATGACATTATTTTTGCTGATCCGCCATATCACGATACGCAGTTTTCCACAGTATTGAAACTTTTAAGTCTTCTCAAACCTGGGGCGCTTATGGTATTATCACATCCAGGAAGAGGTGAGTTTCCAAATCTGACTAAGGAAATTGTTGTGGTGGACAATCGTAGTTATGGTAATGCTTTTCTCACCTCTTTCCGCCGAGAGAGGTGA
- a CDS encoding HAD-IIB family hydrolase, producing the protein MKKVLAFDLDDTLAVTKSPVSDRMAVLLGRLLEHYDVCVITGGTFKQIRSQVIDRLNVSPQQLARFHAMPTCGTRYYRYDALGGEWELQYAEDLSEKERAHIVDVLEKTAKDMGIWCEEPAGEIIEDRISQITMSALGQQAAPEDKYAWAEKFKDVRPVYRDKVAEQLPGLEVRIGGTTSTDITRPGIDKAYGIGKLIDALDISKDEVLFFGDKLNEGGNDYPVKMMGVDSIAVDGWETTAYALDGVLGVTE; encoded by the coding sequence ATGAAGAAAGTACTGGCATTTGATTTAGACGACACACTGGCGGTGACAAAATCGCCGGTTAGCGATCGCATGGCAGTGTTGCTAGGCCGTTTATTAGAGCACTACGATGTTTGTGTGATTACGGGCGGTACGTTCAAACAAATTCGCTCGCAAGTAATTGACCGCTTGAACGTATCGCCGCAGCAACTGGCGCGCTTTCATGCGATGCCGACCTGCGGTACGCGCTACTACCGGTACGATGCGCTTGGGGGCGAATGGGAACTGCAGTACGCCGAGGATTTGAGCGAAAAGGAGCGTGCGCATATCGTTGACGTGCTTGAAAAAACCGCCAAAGATATGGGTATTTGGTGCGAGGAGCCGGCAGGAGAAATCATTGAAGACCGTATCAGCCAAATCACGATGTCGGCGCTTGGACAGCAGGCGGCGCCCGAGGATAAGTATGCGTGGGCAGAGAAGTTCAAAGATGTGCGACCGGTATATCGCGACAAAGTCGCCGAACAGCTGCCAGGACTTGAGGTAAGAATCGGCGGTACGACGAGCACGGATATCACACGCCCGGGCATTGATAAGGCGTATGGTATCGGCAAACTGATCGACGCGCTTGACATTTCTAAAGATGAAGTGCTCTTTTTTGGAGACAAACTCAATGAGGGCGGCAACGACTACCCAGTTAAGATGATGGGCGTTGATAGCATTGCGGTTGACGGCTGGGAGACGACGGCATATGCGTTAGACGGCGTGCTCGGCGTGACGGAATAG